A section of the Bacillota bacterium genome encodes:
- a CDS encoding acyl-CoA dehydratase activase: MARKAYLGVDVGSVSTNLVLLSEEGEVIEKLYLRTRGEPIAVIQRGMRMLATAFSGVDVAGVGTTGSGRRLAAVILGADCVKNEITAHAVASARFVPEVRTVIEIGGQDSKIIILRDGMVLDFAMNTVCAAGTGSFLDQQAARLGVPIERFGELALTSKTPVRIAGRCAVFAESDMIHKQQMGHRIEDIVAGLCEALVRNYLSNVGKGKDIRPPVVFQGGVAANAGMRAAFEKALGTAVAVPEHYNVMGAIGAALLAMEEMECRNEPSRFRGLQALDMDYSASSFECRGCPNLCEVVNIKMGREVIARWGSRCGRWDCL, translated from the coding sequence GTGGCACGAAAGGCGTACCTGGGAGTCGACGTCGGATCGGTCAGCACGAACCTTGTCCTCCTGAGCGAAGAGGGTGAAGTGATCGAGAAACTGTACCTCCGTACCAGGGGAGAGCCCATCGCGGTCATTCAGAGAGGAATGAGAATGCTGGCCACGGCGTTCTCGGGTGTGGACGTCGCGGGTGTCGGGACCACGGGGAGCGGCAGGAGGCTTGCGGCGGTGATCCTGGGGGCTGATTGCGTCAAGAACGAGATAACGGCGCACGCGGTCGCCTCCGCACGGTTCGTCCCGGAGGTGCGCACGGTCATCGAGATCGGAGGGCAGGATTCCAAGATCATCATCTTGCGCGACGGCATGGTGCTCGACTTCGCCATGAACACGGTGTGCGCGGCCGGCACAGGCTCGTTCCTGGACCAGCAGGCTGCGAGGCTCGGGGTGCCCATCGAGAGGTTCGGGGAGCTCGCTCTCACGTCAAAGACACCCGTAAGGATAGCGGGAAGGTGCGCTGTGTTCGCGGAGTCGGACATGATTCACAAGCAGCAGATGGGCCACAGGATAGAAGACATCGTCGCCGGCCTTTGCGAAGCCCTGGTGCGCAATTACCTCAGCAACGTGGGGAAGGGCAAGGACATCCGCCCACCTGTCGTGTTCCAGGGCGGGGTCGCCGCGAACGCAGGGATGAGAGCGGCTTTCGAGAAGGCCCTCGGGACAGCTGTGGCCGTGCCAGAACACTACAACGTAATGGGCGCCATCGGGGCCGCTTTGTTGGCGATGGAGGAAATGGAGTGCCGGAACGAGCCGTCTCGTTTCCGCGGCCTCCAGGCTCTCGACATGGACTACTCAGCCTCCAGCTTCGAGTGTAGGGGCTGTCCCAACCTCTGTGAGGTAGTGAACATCAAGATGGGCCGCGAAGTCATCGCAAGGTGGGGCTCCCGCTGCGGGCGATGGGACTGTCTCTAG